Sequence from the Bombus pyrosoma isolate SC7728 linkage group LG3, ASM1482585v1, whole genome shotgun sequence genome:
AGGGCGTAACGCTTCACTCGTGACTCGAATCCCCCAGCCAATTGAATTATCTATCTTTGGCATAGCCCTTTTCGACCGATCACAAGCGATATTCCTGGAGCGCGATCGGCCGCACGAAGcgaacattttctttcagGCCGCGCCATGAGCCAAGAGCGTTACTTCTGTCGACTCTGCACCAAGGGGAATATTGTCGCTGTCAGCGAATATGTTTTATAGCGGCATCGCACCAGGATGCGGCTCTAGCCTAGCAGGTACGCCGGTCGTGAGATAGATTGAGCGAGCAgagaaaagagacgaaaaggaagaggagagaagaagacgaagaaagaaagagaaaaaagacgCCGTATACCATTCTGCTAGGTGGGTATTGGATTTGTAATAGGGGCCATACGGGCTATAGGCACACCACTCTTCCAACCCCTACCTCGCCCCATGTCGAAATTGCGAACCATTTTCTCGGATAGAAGACGTCGCAGCGGCGCAAAGTCTCCTAGCTCGACTGAATGCATTATTCGCACGACGGAGCAAAGGGCTACCGGGTGTCTCGTTCTTACTTCATCCCCTACGAACCCCTTCGGATCACGCGGTTGACCGAATACAAAGACGATACTCTTAGAATCTGTTCGCGTTTTATACTCGAATTGATCGTATTTTCAATAGAAATGCATTGGCAAATTCGCGTCATTCGTTTCTGAATAATTAGACGGCGGATTTTTTCACGTTCgtgggaaatttaaaactgCAAACAAGAGTATtgaatgcatataatataaagatatataaaatacccaAAGTATGCCACTGGTTGTAATATTTAGCGAGCGAAAGAAATCTCTGCTTGGATTCTATTTCTTTGGTAAAACTTCCGCAtgaatatccgcagtctaacgATAATGAATGAACGATCTAGATAGAGTAGAGGTTACTCTTTCATTCGTggaatttccaaatttatgGGACGACCGTTATTAATTGCCCAgattaaatcgttaaaaaataatcgtcATAACCATCGGCTATGCGATTTCGTTCGTACGATTACGCGGCGATACCGATTACCACGGTTTATTCGCCAGATTTATTTAACTGTATTGATCAACGTAGCGGACACGATCGACTTCAATTATAGTGCGCGCAATAATGCTGATCGTgttcgtgaaataaaatgatcgAAACACGCTGTCCAAGAGATTGAGTTGACAACGCCATGGGAAAATATGGTTTCTACGAAACGATTAGTCGTCATTAGTTCGAATTTATACGCTTCCACGTAAATTATAATGACTCCCTTTAGCACCACGATTGTCTACTTTTCGATTAACCAAGCAACGATTCGATCGTGCGACAACATTCGTcggcgaataaaaatatcgatctaTTCGCATCTGTACAAAGTGTTTGAACGTTTGCGGAAATCTCGTATAAACGTATTATACGTCAGACAACCGTACAGTGCACATACAACTtgaaactatttaattttacttcattGGCAATTCGCGCGTGTATTTCAAAAGCGTCACAACTCCAAATGATTCAGTCCCATGTTAGAAGAACGTGAGATTCGTGAATAGAGGATTTCAAGGGGTAAGagtagaaaattacaaaaataaggATTATTTTTTGCCAGCATTATATGTTTGGTAGACAATCTTCTTGCAAGCTTCCAGATAATTTCTCGCATTTCTTGGgatattttcacttttctatCTTCGACGACTAGTTGGAATCATTCAATCCCATATGACAATAACAATTCCccatatttttactatatagTTTAGATCGTTCGAAGCTTCGAGAGTAAAAATTCGGCTGATCTGATGGAAAATTTGCGAAAGAACGATGCTTCGAGTGAAAGATCTTTAAAATGTTCTTGTTTCAGAGAGATGTAAACAAGTTCTTAAAAAAATCGTACGCCTTATATAAACTTGGTATATTGCAGCTAACTGATCAACCCGCAGCCCTTAAAAACGTCCTTGATTTACGTTTACTGTTAATTTATACCATTTCGCGCGGTGATTATGAAAATGAGAGGACGCATTACCTAACTTTCTTAATTACTTTCCTTACCTGTGAAAAGAGCGTTATACGAACACAAGgttttgcaataatttattgtaattgcTAGTGTGCTGGCGTTTCAAAGAATCTCTAATATGCCCGTTTAATGAATCCTCTCGACGAGGTTCGAGCCTCAACGACTTAACTTCCaagattctaaaaatttagaagaataCGAACACGAAGGAAACTCTTGAATGATTAAAGAGTCTGCAAAATAACTCTTTCTGCGCAAGCTATAACTCCTCGTAGTGTCATTCCTCTATATTGGaattcattttcaacaaaaattttgtaacgatGGTTAAAGTTGCCTGTTACTAActgattaaaattataacgtattaagtGAACATACCGCTACGTTTTATCGCAGACACTTGATCGATACGATAGAAAgtattctttgaaatatcaaaacCACGTAAATATTCCTTTGAAATTATCAAGGAGTTTATACAGGCTTACGTTGATCATTCACTTAAAGAAGCAAGTTTGTACTTGTATGTGAGTGGATCCGTGCAAGAAGCTAAGATGGAATGCAGGAATGTACATTCGGCTCGCAGATACACGAAAATAAGTTAAAGTTCTAAGCGAGTTCGAGATTAGTTCTAAGCAAGACCTCGTTGAATGCCGGCAAGGCTCGTGCTTCAACATCAGATTCAGGACAAGATCTAGGGTAAGATTAAAACCGAGAGCCTTTATAAATCCGAAGAGAATTGCGCTAGACTTAAAACGAGACGTTAATAAATCCTGGTAAGCGCAAAAATAGATATGACGCGAAGAAAATAACCGAGCGTGCGAAAACTCTTAAGCGGTAGTGTACAAGCTTCTTAAGTATAAAGCCGCGTAACTTGGTGTCGGAAAATCGTGTTCTATGCAAAATTTCATCTGGAACCGAGCGTGCGTATCGTTCCTCCGTTTCGAGTTCTTAAAACGTTTCGTGTTATGATAGTGGCTCGAGATAGACAGGAAGGACAGTATTATCTGGAAGGGGAAAAATGCGAGAAACAAAAGGGGAAGTCGATCCTCGAGAGCGTATTCGAAGCACGTAAGTGTTGTTTATCGCAGAAAACGCTCCCAGTTGTCTTCAGGTTTGAATTGTTTCgaaggaaaatagaaattctcgGTGTTATACCCCATTGCCCGGACACCGAATGTACAGAGAGCGGGGCTTGATTATGCGCAACACGTATTCTCAAACACAATCCTGCGACACTCGTAACGCAGGTGGAATTCGAGGCTTCCTCCAGGCAGATAACTGAATTAATTAAGTCTCCTGCAAATGAGGAGATACCCATGTAACAAAGGTGAATTAACACTAATTCACATTCGTACGTGGAACTCTGTCCGTgcacgacgatgacgacgacaacgacggcGATGACAACGACGACCTTATGGTTTCGGAGACTGAGTAATTAAGCTGAGGTAGAAAAATTCGCAGTAGACACGCGAAATTGCCCACTAgcggaataaaaaattaaataaccaTACTGAATGTTCCATATGTAAGAGATTTTTCGAATTAACAATAACGAAACACGTACgacacatacatatgtatatgtatgtttttatAGGTTCAATGATATAAGaagtatatattattgaaattttaaataacgatCGCTCGTGTctaaaagtataaattcatttttccgtaaattatataaatcatagGTAATCTACGtgatattcaatatattactacttatataaaataaacaggaattatattttcttaattaatcgttaGATAAACGTAAAAGTTAACGTTTTATGCTTCAGAAgttgttaacaaaaatttatgttaaacattacttttacttactttaaataataattagttaatAGTTTGCGAAATGTTTCTATTGTtcgaatgcaaataaaattataataatataatgctataaGCTCTATCGTAAttagatttaaaataattgcactattttaaacaaataagtGCAACGCGATAAATTTCGCTATTAATTAGTAACAGTACCGAAAACATATAGAAGAATGAGATAAtacgataacaataatatcaaCTCcctaaaattcaaataaatcatAACAAAAATAAGAGCAGGTAATCAAAAACCAAGTCACAAGGTCCGTATACTAAATTCTAGAAAATACAATGAACTTATAGATAACTTCtgatgtataataataataaaatcgaaaattcgTTAATGTTAAAGAAAACATTGTGAAAATACGTTCTATttgtgtaattaaaaataatgaatgaaaaagaaacaatgtaataaaatctgaaatatttgatattaaaattatactatgATTGAAATTCAAAAAGGTTAGTTACGAATCAAAACTTTTCGAAATGCTTAAACTAATAGATAAACaatcgaatgaaaatgtaaGTACATAAGAAGCTAAAtataaggaaagaaaagtgaatccatattgttataaatcaCTGAGAAGTAACGTAATCGTAAATAATTcatcttaaaatatttctaaaattacaattctctttttttatcagaattttatagatataatgtatataccatatcgtaatgaaatttaataaaaacaattagaaatcaaataataaGTAAACTTTTAAGATTGCAATTTATTCAAATGTAATagcatcgaaataaaaatattgtgtaaATCTATCATAAAGAGTGATTATTAAGAATGACTGCCCAATATCCATATTATGTATATCCTACTCTAGAAATACAACTCCATCTCCAATAATcactctatatatatattaataataagaaaagtgtatatattgaattaaaatatcaatatattgtatttttaattttctttattttaccgAAATTATTACACAAGAAACAATAGATTTACTAATATATTATAGTGCAAGTAATGTAATTTCCAAAAGCTAAAAGAGACTTATATTAATCAATAAGTCactactataatatataaatttaattaaaagtattaacaatatttaatattaatctctccaattataatattaaatctattaatattgctcgataatatttttacttttaaatcaattaaagtttcgtaaagaaatttaaaagtccTATACTAAACTTATATACataagaaaatgtatatagaaacaaatatatcgaaaagGAAAtgtgtgtaaaaatatacatattggaaaggatataatgtaaaaatacatattattacttACCTGCAAACTTGGATGACATCCCAACTCCAATAACGTGCGCACTACACCGGCATGTCCTTTATTAACCGCGATATGGAGGGCAGTTTGGCGTCTTTTATTTCTAGCATTCAAATCAGCTCCAGCACCAGCTAATAATGCCATTACGCCTGGTTCATCTCCGAATGCTGCGTGATGTACAGCTCTATCTCCATCTTTATCCTAAATGTATCATAAATCGTTTACTTTCAATATACCTAATAATGAAGTATTCTTAAATACATAACCttccaataataatatatatattgcatagattattcttaaaataataataaattaaaaaatcttatttctcttcttaCCTCAATTTCAACATCTGCTTTATAACGGAGGAGAATTTTAATGACTTCTAGGTGACCATTTTGACTTGCCGCTTGTAAAGCAGTATGACCCGAAAATACGCCATTCACATCAGCTTCAGGTCTCTTTAAACATTCTTCGCATTTAACTGCATCACCATTCGCAGCGGTTTTTACTAACTCTTCATTAACATCGCTCGAAACATgtgtttcaaacaatttttttaacaacgCTGATAGACGTTctgaaaaagttaaaaaatgttaatttctctttcaaattttaggaaatgatgcaaataaattaaacacatTTTAAACATACCACCGCTGCTATTTCCTGGTACACTACCATCACTACTTGCAACTTTGGTAACTGCTTGAGGATTATATGTCCAAGATGTACTACAAACTTCTACTTTTAAATCCCCATCGTGATAAATTTGCAAAACTCTACCAATCTTTCCCATAGtctataaaaacataaatattatacatgtatttaaaattaatttgtatttttctaaaatctaTATTCtagagaattttaaatatgatgTACCGGTGCCATTGCTTCAGCCCATTCACCATGACCTCGTTGAagtcgttttattttttctatatcgtTACATATTTGTACCAAATCACCGACCGCAAATGTTTGGTTGTCAGAACTTGAACTAGTAACAGGGACTggtatttgtacttttgtcAATACAGCAGGGTTGAAGGTCCATCGATTACCACTTGGGTAGGACACAACAATATCGTGATCTTCATCAATACCAACAACAGTCCCTGTAGTACCAAGACACTCAAACATACCATCCGTCCAACCACCATGCCCGTGTTGTAACGATTGTACGATTTCTAATTCCAAATCAACATTAACCTACGAAATAAACagctttatttattacttttatttttagaaatttgattatattgttttataataatcatgATGTTCACTGATCACCTGATCTCCAATTTGTAATCCATGGGCGCCAGTGCGACCTGGACCCTGTTCACCTAATAGTGGTAAATGATATCTGTAAACTGTTTGACCTTTAGCATCATTAACAACTTTTAAATCCGCCTGAAACATTAACAATCACTAATTGTCcatattattctttaaatatatatacttactcTCCTAATTCACATAGCTATGTCTGATTTATGACAGtacttaataatttatcttttaaactaaCCATTCCTTCAAAACCAacgcgatataaatttttggcACCATTATCCCATATAACATAGGCTGCTGAACGTGGACTAGCTGCAGACCAATCTtgaatttcattaactttACCTCTTCGACCATTTCCACCATCTTGATCTTCCCACTGCCAATCAACACCTCTTACAACTCTGGCACCAGGAAATATACCACGAATTGCAATCTAACatcatatataaaaagataagttatattactattataataatgatgatgatactaatataacatttaaggaAGTGAATTAATACCTTTTTGCTTTTACGTCGTGGCTCCAATAATACTCTTTCACTTCCAGGTGTTGCTATACGATAAAATCTATGTCTTAAGTGATGCTTGTCTCCGTGATAACAAATAGAACAAAGATCATAATTCCCACATTCTGCACATTTCCAACGAATTCCAAAAATTGGTTGTTGTCTACACGTATCACACATTGTTCCATCATGTTTTACACCAGTTGGAGCTGAATCCAAAATTCGAAGATCAAATGCACCAGAACATCGATAATTAGCTGCTGTACCATTGTCCCAAACAACAACTACTTCTTCTGGAGATTCAAAATTTCTAACAGTTCCTACATGACCTTCTCCTCCGTCCTgtcatattgaaaaattatacttaaaacatatttatgaCCATAAACACATTAACATAGAAGAAACTCAATAGTAATAGTCTATTTATATCtcaaaaaagaatgaaatacattttcaagattattaaaacaaaaacaagacaaattaaaaatagttctTATCGTTTAAAGtgcatgaaaattaattacgacaaaagaaaataatgtatacAAAACAAAGTAAATCAAAACATAAGAACTAAATTTGCAatcttatatacatatataacataattatacaaaatgttttaataaagtaaattactaaaactatattaataaactatatatagaacataataaatatacataaaagctttccaacaataaattaaacgaatattaaGTATGATGCAATAACCTTAACGGACatgcaatattataaaaaaatgaaatatatatcgtatgttatgtgaaaatataaatagaaaaatgtgaatCCTGTCTTTAAAATAGCATTCTTcacaaatgtaatataatatcttaattaaaaattatattaaaaccAGTTAACCTCTTTACTAACCTGTTTACCCCACTTCCATTCGGGTCCACGGATGACTCGAGCTCCGACACCCTCCATCATAAATCGCGTTGTACGAGTACCGGTACTCGCACCAGCCTCCATAATTCATTggcaacaaaatttcaattaataacacgaaaatattaaagaacgCGATACTCTTACCATGCACTAACACTAAAAAATACCGCCATATTAAACTAATGTCAAAACATGTTATACCAACCTTTTATGTGAATGCAACTCATCCATCggatcttaaaaatatttattttataatattattatataataacctAAACTTCTGTTGCTATATAAGTTGAATCAActgaatatattatagtatatcaTACTGAATACATTTCATCAGCTGAATATATTTCATGCAACAAAATTGCAAATCTAGGGAATTTTATGATACTACATGTATCAcgaaaaatatcattcttttttttttatttggatgaattttacaatcaattctcattgagaattataaataaatacaaaaaaatcattaaatccaatttcattaaaaaaaaaactgagCAATGTCAATGTTTACAATTTCTGAGCTTTATTTTGATTGTTTAAagatttatatcatattttctatatatttaattatcaataaaaaagatacattGTAAtacttaaaacaaaattaatgcTCACttataaattgaaacatttaccccacacaaaaaattaaattataagtaaatataattaaataaatatcatataaaaagtatgatttttatatctcttttaataaaacatattttcaaagataaaatctatatttttatatatatcaagTACAAAGAGTaagacaatttttatgaataaatttaacagatcattattattcgtaaaaacgaatatttttttttataaacatcaGTATACATAAACTACAATCGATGTAAAACATGATGTCAATAATCTTCGTAAACTAATagtatatttagtattatatataaatgcaaaaaggaaacaaaaagttatttggcttaaatatattttcacactATTATATGTTTGAAGGACGAAGTTGTTAttgattaatctttttttgGCACAGTAAATGTTATTACAACAGaacatgaaaatttgttttcaaaaatagcaataaaaaaaataacagttcaaaaatttacacttaaagaaaaagtatttaaagcaAGAAgttcaatattcatattattgaTACACAATATTTCTATTCCTCGCGGTTTAAATCTGTCTAAAGGCTAAgatattaattccaatttttataaatcatttacTGGCATTTATgctgttaatattttttcaattattcatcagcacttatttattgtttataactTCAAATCATAAGTTTAATGTTAATATAGAGAGGagtaatgtaaaattaaattactttcttataGAACGTCTTTTTACGTAAATGAGATTAATTTttggaagatatttaaaataaagatattgttTGTAGCATACAAGTATTGGCTATTTACATTTGGTGTTCCATGTGTTACtatattgcatatttatatgCTTATCATAAAACCTTAtgtgtattaaattattgatattacaAAGTCATTACATGAAGAAAGTATACACTCCGCTGAGAAACATCGATGTACATTCACACGAGTCGCGAGTATCCATGATGTATTTTACAGTTTAATCAGTAGTTcaacaatataattatgatattaatCCTTCAATAAACACAAAATTGAAGATATCAGTGTATAAgtagttaatttttaatatacaatatttttaatttattaagatattttgGATTACTTTACAGATGAATAttcttacaaataatatttcacataaaaagtttattatacTTCTCCTTCACTTTGGTAAAATAGTttagtatttcaatattctgaGCTATACAaacatgttttatttatattaatatgaaacatgactaatttttaagaaaattgtcattaatatgtaatatttacatatagtAAATTACACAGAAACTTCTCGATTTGAAACTTCTATTTGAAGTTAAAtgataaagtttattaaaataaatatttcattttataatctaCTACGTTATTATTGCACTTGAGTTCATAAACTGAAATTgcatgcaaataaaataaactactTCCTTTCTGATGTCTTCAATTTCTGATAGTAAATCTCTCTTCCCTCTTCTTAAAACTTTATCttacatacacatatagatAATTATACATGTGTCTATTTATACACATACATGTGTATGTTTACATGCATAtgttagaaatttgtttaccTAAATTAGATGTAAAGTTTAGATAAGatctttttctgaaaatatttgataagttTGCGGATACGATTTCTATAgccattattttatatatataatatagaatgtTCATTTTACTATTGAGTTATGCAATGAACACGGCTGCAATGAATGAGGATAGGACTCATAAAATACGGACACTTcagtttatttcaatattatgtTAGAAtccttaaaatttcttctccAATTCCTGACAATAACGTGTTATTGTCACCTTTACCTTCAATTACCAAATTGCCTGATGACTTCtataagagaaaattatatttttgttacatttattgttttattaaaatcactaTTAATGCTAAATGTtaagaagtaaaatatatttgccttacattatactttaataaaaGGCACACATGATGTCCTTTCAAAGAGTGTCCATATAAAGATGCAGTATCATTGATTTGTTCCACGAGTGTAAGGTTACATTTACAACaaattagatttaaaataacatcaaAATCTTGAGAAAGGACAATTTCTTTCCTAACTTTGTATACAAGTTGACCACTTTTAAGTAATTCTGTTAATATATCCTTATGTGAAAGATGGCCGACCATGAACTTACTGCAAGTTAAATGCATAGTAAAGTCAAGTTTCTCTTGCAATGTACTTTCTTTGCTTTCTAACATATATGTAAGCGTGCCTCTCAACCTCTGAGCAAATGTTACATCTGAGATTAAAATAGTAAACTGTGTTTCTTTACTGGCTTGTGGAGACAGTTGAAATGGCAGTTTTATACCAAATTCATCTCCAATCTGAAAGAATagcatatttattaaaattaattctttattttgttgCCACGCCAGTTAAATATCGTACATAACGTAAGAAATAGCAATTATCaaagtaagaaataatatacTCAGTTGTGAAATTATACAGTTTTTGCTTCGTTTCTTCATTGTACATATTAACTTACATTTCTCATTAATCTCAATGACGATGTATCTGGAACATCAAAAACTAATTCCTTTACAAGCTTCTGACAATTATTCGTAATGAGTATTGACGCAACTAATTTATTTGACTCGTGAGGAACTTGTTTCAATTCGTATGCTATAGATAGCACTTTATTTTTAGCTAATTCTTCATACGAAGTAACTGGttctaaaattgtattatcttcagaatttgaaaaattatatcttaaatctggtaatatttctttagaCGGTGTCGAGATTCCAGCCGTTTCTTCATAATCtgaagatttttttaaagattcttttttaattttcgatctTTTTGATTTTCTATGCTTCAAGTCCTCGTCCGTTTTTTTATGCTTTTCTTGACTTTTTGACTTCTTCCGTTTAGCATCTTTCCATTCTGATTCTTTTTCACTGAAAACCTCCGTATATTCATTAGCAACAGGTGGCTGAATATTTCCTGTGgaagtattattttctaacCACATATCAGTAAGTTGTAACTGATTGTCATAACGTTTTCCTTTAACTTCTTtaactttcttctttgattttttatgcccctaataaacaaaatataacaaaactatatttaattttgaactaataacttctttattaaaaataaaatttatatttaat
This genomic interval carries:
- the LOC122565939 gene encoding E3 ubiquitin-protein ligase MIB1 isoform X10, with the translated sequence MEAGASTGTRTTRFMMEGVGARVIRGPEWKWGKQDGGEGHVGTVRNFESPEEVVVVWDNGTAANYRCSGAFDLRILDSAPTGVKHDGTMCDTCRQQPIFGIRWKCAECGNYDLCSICYHGDKHHLRHRFYRIATPGSERVLLEPRRKSKKIAIRGIFPGARVVRGVDWQWEDQDGGNGRRGKVNEIQDWSAASPRSAAYVIWDNGAKNLYRVGFEGMADLKVVNDAKGQTVYRYHLPLLGEQGPGRTGAHGLQIGDQVNVDLELEIVQSLQHGHGGWTDGMFECLGTTGTVVGIDEDHDIVVSYPSGNRWTFNPAVLTKVQIPVPVTSSSSDNQTFAVGDLVQICNDIEKIKRLQRGHGEWAEAMAPTMGKIGRVLQIYHDGDLKVEVCSTSWTYNPQAVTKVASSDGSVPGNSSGERLSALLKKLFETHVSSDVNEELVKTAANGDAVKCEECLKRPEADVNGVFSGHTALQAASQNGHLEVIKILLRYKADVEIEDKDGDRAVHHAAFGDEPGVMALLAGAGADLNARNKRRQTALHIAVNKGHAGVVRTLLELGCHPSLQDSEGDTPLHDAISKKRDDMLALLLDHAADITLTNNNGFNALHHAALRGNPRTDAREMVIVPRRTGRNSSCG
- the LOC122565939 gene encoding E3 ubiquitin-protein ligase MIB1 isoform X9, coding for MEAGASTGTRTTRFMMEGVGARVIRGPEWKWGKQDGGEGHVGTVRNFESPEEVVVVWDNGTAANYRCSGAFDLRILDSAPTGVKHDGTMCDTCRQQPIFGIRWKCAECGNYDLCSICYHGDKHHLRHRFYRIATPGSERVLLEPRRKSKKIAIRGIFPGARVVRGVDWQWEDQDGGNGRRGKVNEIQDWSAASPRSAAYVIWDNGAKNLYRVGFEGMADLKVVNDAKGQTVYRYHLPLLGEQGPGRTGAHGLQIGDQVNVDLELEIVQSLQHGHGGWTDGMFECLGTTGTVVGIDEDHDIVVSYPSGNRWTFNPAVLTKVQIPVPVTSSSSDNQTFAVGDLVQICNDIEKIKRLQRGHGEWAEAMAPTMGKIGRVLQIYHDGDLKVEVCSTSWTYNPQAVTKVASSDGSVPGNSSGERLSALLKKLFETHVSSDVNEELVKTAANGDAVKCEECLKRPEADVNGVFSGHTALQAASQNGHLEVIKILLRYKADVEIEDKDGDRAVHHAAFGDEPGVMALLAGAGADLNARNKRRQTALHIAVNKGHAGVVRTLLELGCHPSLQDSEGDTPLHDAISKKRDDMLALLLDHAADITLTNNNGFNALHHAALRGNPSEEKLLTNVASMVMVNVSKFGDYRS
- the LOC122565939 gene encoding E3 ubiquitin-protein ligase MIB1 isoform X13 gives rise to the protein MEAGASTGTRTTRFMMEGVGARVIRGPEWKWGKQDGGEGHVGTVRNFESPEEVVVVWDNGTAANYRCSGAFDLRILDSAPTGVKHDGTMCDTCRQQPIFGIRWKCAECGNYDLCSICYHGDKHHLRHRFYRIATPGSERVLLEPRRKSKKIAIRGIFPGARVVRGVDWQWEDQDGGNGRRGKVNEIQDWSAASPRSAAYVIWDNGAKNLYRVGFEGMADLKVVNDAKGQTVYRYHLPLLGEQGPGRTGAHGLQIGDQVNVDLELEIVQSLQHGHGGWTDGMFECLGTTGTVVGIDEDHDIVVSYPSGNRWTFNPAVLTKVQIPVPVTSSSSDNQTFAVGDLVQICNDIEKIKRLQRGHGEWAEAMAPTMGKIGRVLQIYHDGDLKVEVCSTSWTYNPQAVTKVASSDGSVPGNSSGERLSALLKKLFETHVSSDVNEELVKTAANGDAVKCEECLKRPEADVNGVFSGHTALQAASQNGHLEVIKILLRYKADVEIEDKDGDRAVHHAAFGDEPGVMALLAGAGADLNARNKRRQTALHIAVNKGHAGVVRTLLELGCHPSLQDSEGDTPLHDAISKKRDDMLALLLDHAADITLTNNNGFNALHHAALRGNPR
- the LOC122565939 gene encoding E3 ubiquitin-protein ligase MIB1 isoform X8; its protein translation is MEAGASTGTRTTRFMMEGVGARVIRGPEWKWGKQDGGEGHVGTVRNFESPEEVVVVWDNGTAANYRCSGAFDLRILDSAPTGVKHDGTMCDTCRQQPIFGIRWKCAECGNYDLCSICYHGDKHHLRHRFYRIATPGSERVLLEPRRKSKKIAIRGIFPGARVVRGVDWQWEDQDGGNGRRGKVNEIQDWSAASPRSAAYVIWDNGAKNLYRVGFEGMADLKVVNDAKGQTVYRYHLPLLGEQGPGRTGAHGLQIGDQVNVDLELEIVQSLQHGHGGWTDGMFECLGTTGTVVGIDEDHDIVVSYPSGNRWTFNPAVLTKVQIPVPVTSSSSDNQTFAVGDLVQICNDIEKIKRLQRGHGEWAEAMAPTMGKIGRVLQIYHDGDLKVEVCSTSWTYNPQAVTKVASSDGSVPGNSSGERLSALLKKLFETHVSSDVNEELVKTAANGDAVKCEECLKRPEADVNGVFSGHTALQAASQNGHLEVIKILLRYKADVEIEDKDGDRAVHHAAFGDEPGVMALLAGAGADLNARNKRRQTALHIAVNKGHAGVVRTLLELGCHPSLQDSEGDTPLHDAISKKRDDMLALLLDHAADITLTNNNGFNALHHAALRGNPRMNLMSHYKIEDGFETSKRTSDEKIEK
- the LOC122565939 gene encoding E3 ubiquitin-protein ligase MIB1 isoform X12, whose amino-acid sequence is MEAGASTGTRTTRFMMEGVGARVIRGPEWKWGKQDGGEGHVGTVRNFESPEEVVVVWDNGTAANYRCSGAFDLRILDSAPTGVKHDGTMCDTCRQQPIFGIRWKCAECGNYDLCSICYHGDKHHLRHRFYRIATPGSERVLLEPRRKSKKIAIRGIFPGARVVRGVDWQWEDQDGGNGRRGKVNEIQDWSAASPRSAAYVIWDNGAKNLYRVGFEGMADLKVVNDAKGQTVYRYHLPLLGEQGPGRTGAHGLQIGDQVNVDLELEIVQSLQHGHGGWTDGMFECLGTTGTVVGIDEDHDIVVSYPSGNRWTFNPAVLTKVQIPVPVTSSSSDNQTFAVGDLVQICNDIEKIKRLQRGHGEWAEAMAPTMGKIGRVLQIYHDGDLKVEVCSTSWTYNPQAVTKVASSDGSVPGNSSGERLSALLKKLFETHVSSDVNEELVKTAANGDAVKCEECLKRPEADVNGVFSGHTALQAASQNGHLEVIKILLRYKADVEIEDKDGDRAVHHAAFGDEPGVMALLAGAGADLNARNKRRQTALHIAVNKGHAGVVRTLLELGCHPSLQDSEGDTPLHDAISKKRDDMLALLLDHAADITLTNNNGFNALHHAALRGNPRYVTIFV